A window of Nicotiana sylvestris chromosome 8, ASM39365v2, whole genome shotgun sequence genomic DNA:
GTAAAGCAAATAAACATGAACAAGCCCAAAAAGGTAGACACACAGATAAGAAAATAAGTCACCCTTCTCTAAGAAAGggggagaaagagagagagaacgAGAGAGGAGTGAGTCTTAGTGTCTTACCAGTGCGGTCGCCGATCGCCGGAAAACAGAGAAGAGATAGAGGAAGCGACGAGCAGGAGCAGCTTGAGCCTTGAGGCGTAAAGTGAGCAGCAGCCAGCAGTCTCTGCCTCTCTAGGTGTGAGGCGTGAAGTGAGGGAGCAGCTGCAGCAGAATGAAATAAGACCTAACCGGCTAACCCTAACAATAAAATTAGTATTTATACTTCCCTTAAtaaattcggatttcggatcggatcgggttcaaactatacaaatccgaatccaatccaaaaatccgaaattttaataaatcaaatccgaatccgatccaaatatccgaaatccgaaattgagcggatcggatcggatttcggatatccgatccaaatgcacagTCCTAGTTATCCCCCATTCATCACCCCACGTGTTCTTAATCAACAAATATTCTATTCCATTCTTAATGCCCCATCCTATTATGAGTATAGAATATCCACCATGACAGTCCTTTTCAACAGCAATGGGTCTCATATGGACATTTTACAgtaatgaaaataataataatttagttAAATTTTATGATATATAGGAAGAAAAATCTGTGGAGATGTCAAAGTTGTTTTTACATAGGCGAAATATATAAACGACTCTTTTAAGGGCCTGTTTGGACATAAATTcctaaatattttttgaaaaagttatgaagtttgatttgaaattgaaatatGTTTTGACATGAATTTTGGGGAAAGTTTTGACATATTAATAaggtcattttttttctttttcttaagcTAAAAAGTCCCAAATAATCATGATTTGGCCCAAAAAGAGGTCTTAAGCTATATTTGAAATTGAAGTTTTGcttttcaaaatcccaaaaaataaatcaattctaTCAACAAACacataattgattttttttccaaACTTATGGCCAAACGCCTACTAATTTAtcctcaaaaatcaaacaaacaaccgATCTTTTTACTATTTTGACACCTCTTCTCGACTGAAGTGTAACTCGTGAACCCCTCATGGTGACATGGCGAAGCATGTGTCTTTTATTCACAACAAAGCACGTGTaccctcaattttttttaaaaaagtaaccTTAATTTATGTGGACTCACTTACCTTTTATCTTTACTACTCTTTATTCAAAATTTTCACCATagatgaaaaacaagaaaagccaAAGCATTTGCCGAACCCCGTCGCTATTGACAAAAGTTGTCGGACCATGGATGAAGAACAAGAATAAAATAAAGCCATGGCAGCCGCCCCCATTCCCTTTCTCCCTTTTTCACTGGCCAGCCGCCGTCATCGCCGGAAATCCCACGAGCCGGACGGTTAGCGACCCCGTTCCCTGTTCTTTTCTACAACTTTTTTAAAGTACTATTGTCATTAGCCCAAGCCAGCAAGATGCCAGGAGCAGTGAACAAACAAACCCACCGGAAAAACCTTCATCATCGATTAGGGCGAAAAATGGCCACAACTGCCAGCCTTCACTACCACTCCAGATCTGTCACCTACCACCTTTTTTCGATTTTAATTGTCAAAAATGGATGCAGAGTGCAGATAGCTGGGGAGGGGTAGGTATTTGGAActtggaagaagaaaaaagatgttTTTGAATGCACTTAACTTTGGATTCTTATAAAATCCACTATTCTTATTTTTTGGTCATTAGAACCTTCAAGGTTCAATCTGCATTTTTCCTTGCCAGAAATTTTACAGATGAAATTGTGGTCATGGGGTTAAACGAGGAAGGGGAAGGACTCGAGTGTCCACGAGTCTCACTTCAGTTGAGAATAGGTGTAAAAATGATAAAGGAGGAGTCTGTCTTGTGTTTGAGAACAACTTAAAGGGTCGTTTATGTATTTCGCCATTGTTTTTTATATACTTAATGACAAGATCCTTTGAAAAGTGTTGGATCACTTATtctcaaccaaacgacccccaagTGTTTAGCTAATTTGACATTGTGACgtaatatatgcataatttatgtttaatatatgtataaatatgtataatctatgtatactgccgaaaaaaataaatattaaatctAGCCGGCTATTTGTATAATAGTTCATTTTATCAAGAAGAGAGCCTACAAAATACTTGGCCCATGTGTAATTCTCATTGGGCTTTAACAAAATACCAATAAGTCACACATTCATATTTTGTTGGAAGTTGTATATATTATGTGAAGATTTTATTACTGCGTTTTGAAAATGAGTAGTACTGTATTTTTCTTGTAATTAGGGGTCTAATTACTACCATCATTGTAAATCACCTTTTAGATTTCTTTCCGAGGTAATTATGAAACCATACTGATCAAAAACCATTTTATAATTACTAACATTAAGTCATAATAGAAGGCAATTTTTTTGTACTTTTCTATGAAAAATAATTCAGTCAGTTATGGTCACAACTCCCAATCATTTATCCCAAAATTTAGGTAAGGCACATTCACAAATATATACAACCAAAGAACTTGATGGGTTGGTAAGTACCTTTCCATTTTTAATTAGAAGTCTCACGAGCCCAGGGCTATGCATAATTTGGTAAATGTCGAATTATCATACCGAAatcgaaaattttggtatttggtattcggtatggtatttggtttaagttttaaaaaaatatggtATTACGTATGGTAGTTGGCATTTTTAAtgaaataccgaaataccgatattgtaccgaaatatatattatattacaaaaacgcatattattaattataaaataaatataaaaaatcaaaacTTTCCTTTATTCTCTAAGTTTATCAATTAACTCTAAGCAAGTAAGAAGATATTTCTAATGATAGAATTTACTAATTTATGTGCAGTTTTCTCTCTCTAGGTTGATATTTAATGGTTTTGGACAAAACTTTTATTAACAAACGTTTTCTGTTTTGTacttttgagtactttaattaagaatattataGTCTATGATTCTATGCACTTGTTGAGTATTCAAACCGAATAAATCGAAGTTACCGAACCGAATAAATCGAAACCGAAAAGAGAAAAAGcgaaccataccgaatttaattaggtatGATATTGGTATAGCATTTTAAGAAACCGAATACCCAAAATACCGAGCCGAAATGTCTAAATACCGTACTGTATCGACCGATGAACACCCCTACACGAGCCCTGTGAAATGAAGCCGACTTTGGTTAGGAGTGCCTTACTCCCAAATTGGGCTTCCCGGCGTAATTTAGGAATGGTCGAGCCCGAAAACAGGAACACCAAACTTAGAACAGTAAAAGCAGACTTCTATGTGTGAAGTTTAGTTGTGTAGTAGGCCTCTTTAAAAAGCTAAAGTATGACAAGAGAGGGTTGTTCTGATGGTGAGCATACCCACCTACCCTAGGGTTATAGGTTCAAGTCATCAAATTAGCAATACTTCCAACAACGGGAAGTCAAAGTATTTGGgatccaaaaaaaagaaaatgtgttGGATCACACTATCCTCGTCTTAATAGAAGAATGAAAAAGTGTCCAtcacaataaaaaaaataaaactaagagAAATCATCAAAGATTGTGGCAGGATGAAAAGAATCGATATATGCTTAATAGAGTTTTCACGTTCgagctttcaaaataaattaaatttctgAATCCTTTAATGAACTTTATGCAACACGAGACCAATTTATTTTCTTCGTTATCTGCCTAAGTTTTTTTCCTAACACTCATTATTTTCCTTTCTCATTCTTTCCCTATTTTCCTTGCACGGCCAAAGAAAATTCCTAAATTTCAAATAAACCAAATTTGGAGTCAATAATCAAATTGACCTGATTTTTACCCAAATAGATCTTTTTCCAACCAAagcaaatttaaaaaaaaaaataataggtCAAATTAGTAAGTGCAAACAATTCAAGATTTCAAGCTACACACTGACCATCCTAACTGCTCCTTAGCAAGTTGCATTTTTCTCCAGAGAAAATCGTAAATATGCTACTATGCTATgattaaaaccctaaattttctcttctcaTATGGCTAAGTCAATTTGAATGCACAATTATAGTTTCTAATCATAAAGGTAAGTGCTTTTTATTCTGCTATTTACTCAAATATACAAATCATACTGTTATAACTTATGATTCTTGATACTTGTATAGTACTAATTAACTTTTTTTCTGTTCTTTTTGTAGTCTGAAGGAGCTTTTTGTTCTCTAAAATTGATGCATATAATGTATACTCGTCCAGTTATTGTGTTTATAACTTTACTCTTTGCTTATGCTGCTGCTGATTTAGAGGTAATAGCTTGAAAAAGAATTGATTTttttgtgttttaagttttttaATTTATGTTTAAAGCAAACCCCATTTGATTTCATTGCTTCAAAACCCAATCAGGGGTGTAACCCCCCCCACCCCCCCACCCCCCTCAATTGGTAAAGTTTCAAGATTCCATGCTACTTAAGTGTGAAGTAATGTGATATACTAGAATTAAGTTTCTTATTGATTATCAATTTGGATGTTAGAGCAATGGAGCTGAAAAAGCGGGTGCGGATGCAGCAATTTTGAGTAGTAATAGCAGTGGGAATGAGAAATTAGACCTGGTAAATACGAATAGAAAAAAGGATGGTCATTTGGTTAACGATAGTTCGAGTAACCAAATGAAGTTAAAGGAAGCTGGGGACCTAAGGAAAGTGAAGAGTGGTAGTGGCATTATTGGTGAGTTGACAGATATTGGGGATCAAAACAAGTCCAATGATAACAATGCGAAAAAGGGGGACGAGAGACAAGGGTCGAAAGAAGCTGGGGGAGAAAAGAAAACGGATGATAGTAGTTCTTCCAAGAGAGAAGACAAGAAAAAGGAGATGAAAGAAGCTGAACTGCAAGACAAAGCAAAAGACATTAGTTCCGAGAAGCAGGGTGAGATGGAAAAGATTCTGCCTGATGGAATTCGGTCGAGAGAGGAGATTTTGCCTACAAGAAAGGAGAGTTTCCATGGTGAAGAATGCGATTCATCTTATAGTTGTACGATAGAAGAAAAATCAGTGGTTGCATGTCTTAGAGTTCCGGGCAATGGTACGTTTTTGTTCACATTCTCCATTTATAGTCAACCTTTATTAGTTGCTTCCTTTTATATAATGTTAACAAAGAAGTTGCTATTGTCTGTACAGTATGGTAATGCATGCTTTTGGCATACTTCCCTTTATGTAATTAATTCATTCAACGGTATCCTTTTATTTGTCACTAAAATTTAAATTCGCATCTGGAGATTCTTATAACTCTTCACAAGATAGGGGTAAGGtatgtgtacacactaccctccccagaccccacggtgtgggataatactaggtatgttattgttgttgttgagattctTATAAATTTTAGAAAGAAGATGATTTTGAAACATGCTCCCTAAATGACAGAAATCTTGGAAAGCTCTTATCTGCTGTGGGCAGTCCTTCTCAGTTCTTATATTGAATTGTATCGAAATTTTATTTACTTCGTCATATATCTTTTTGAAATTTCCTCTAGTTAAGCTGCCTCCATACCTTTATTTCCTTAAAACACGTTCTGGAAAAACTATCTTCAGATGCTTCTCAAAAGAAACAATCTTCAGATAGAAAACTATATTATTATATCCTCCTTAGAACTATAGTACTATTGTTGAGTATTTTGTCCCCTCCTTCATCTACCAAAAGATAATGCCCTTTTTCTGCTGTTGTTATTCTGTATGATTGGTTGTTGCCGGTTACTTCACAAGTTCACATAGACTGTGCCATTGATATTCTCTATAAGCAGTTTTGGACAGGTTTACAATTTTAGCTTCTTATCTAGCCAACATATTTTGATGAATGGGAGTTATAACGAAAATCCAAAAACTTAGTGGACTTTCTTCGATCGATCGATCAACCATGCCTCAAAAGGCAAGCTCACCAAGCCACTGCTTTCTTCCCCTATTAAACAAACAGTCAAAATGATAACTAAGTCCGGTCAGGGGCTGATTTGTAGGGAAAATTATGGGATACGTGAACTCATGGTCTCTCcgcaaaattagatattttatgtacatattttctaaaattggtataatatttttttttacccATGCTCTAAGAAGTTGAATGGTGCACTTGGTTGAAGGTGGAATTATTTACCGAGAGGAAGAAGGATCAATTCCACTTAATATGATTTTTCCTCCTTTTTAGTAGTATACGCATGTACTAGAAAGTCTAGATCCGCCTCTGCCCCTGTCCTACTTATATGGTTGCTCCTTCTCTCCTTGCTTCTACCAAAAATAAAATGTGGGATGGCAATGGAAACTTTTATAAAAATAGGTGGAGATAAGTTGACTTTACGCATCAATATTTTGTTTATACTGTGGAAATCAAATCACTGCATCAGCTCATGTAGTTTCATCCGTTTGATGTGTGGCCGTGATACATGTCTGCATCAAATAGCTCAAAGCATGCTCTTATATTATATTATAAAGAAACTCATAAGTAGGATACTCTATAGATAGAAGTGTCTCTCTGATTAAATGAATAGACTCAATTGTATCTTATGTCATGCCGTTGCTGTTTGAGTAACTGTAGTATGACCTGTTCCTTTCCTTTTCCAGAATCTCCAGACCTTTCACTTTTGGTTCAAAACAATGGAAAACGAACTGTCAATATTTTGATTGAGGCTCCTGAGTTTGTACAACTGGAGAAAAAGAAGATTGAACTGCAAGGGAAAGAAAACCAGAGGGTAAGAATACTTCACTAGTATTATTTAAAGCATTATGAAACAGCTTTTGATAAGTAGGTGGCGACCTTGAATGTAGACAAATTTCCGTACTTATTTATTAAGTTTACATGCTCCAACAACATAAAAGATTTTAGGAAGCATTATTTTCCCATTATTCGGAAACAGCCTCTATGCCCTTctaggggtaggggtaaggctgcgtacatcttaCCTCCCCAGGCCCACttgcccaaaaaaaaaaaaaaaaaaaacccactTGTAGGAAACTACtcggtttgttgttgttgttgttgtattatttTCCTATTATTAATGTTCTCAAGATGGATCCACCTACTGTATAATCATCCCATTTTATTCATTAATTTATTTCTTACTTTATCTAGCTTCCTTCGGAAGAAATGTAGACCTATGTGAGGAAACAGGTGTTCTGATATGAATAGAATTACCACTTTTATCATTACAGAACACTTCTACAACTGCAGTGGAGCACCCCCTCCCCCTTTCTGGCCGATTAGGCAAATTGAGCACCTTGGTCGATTATG
This region includes:
- the LOC104233332 gene encoding uncharacterized protein; translation: MHIMYTRPVIVFITLLFAYAAADLESNGAEKAGADAAILSSNSSGNEKLDLVNTNRKKDGHLVNDSSSNQMKLKEAGDLRKVKSGSGIIGELTDIGDQNKSNDNNAKKGDERQGSKEAGGEKKTDDSSSSKREDKKKEMKEAELQDKAKDISSEKQGEMEKILPDGIRSREEILPTRKESFHGEECDSSYSCTIEEKSVVACLRVPGNESPDLSLLVQNNGKRTVNILIEAPEFVQLEKKKIELQGKENQRMKVSIRNAGNDNNIILKAGDGQCTLDFRGLIDNADKTSQFKYGFSSFGIMCLAAIALVATLLIYFKRRLQVSSGHKYQKLDMDLPVSNGGKTETLSTDGWDNSWDDDWDDEEAPKASSMPVTPSFSSKSISSRRSNKEGWKD